In Streptomyces sp. NBC_00433, a single genomic region encodes these proteins:
- a CDS encoding aldo/keto reductase has product MPVPELPRLGLGCAPLANLYRAITDEEAQATVAAAFDAGRPVTYLDTAPHYGLGRSEERLGRALAGRDRASYVLSTKVGRRLRDLGPGELPDGQGFTDVPERARVWDFTADGIRATLEGSLERLGVDAVDIVYLHDVEDHLPDVYATGFPALADLRDQGMVKAIGFGMNHSDVLARLVADLDVDVVLCAGRWTLLERTAYDDLLPECERRGTKVVVGGVYNSGLLADPRPGAHYDYAAAPQELLDRALAMAAVCGEFGVPLRAAALRYPFAHPSVVSAVVGAANPDEVRDNTAMFHHDIPDAMWHALVERGLLDEDVPLPLAANLPVGE; this is encoded by the coding sequence ATGCCCGTACCGGAACTGCCCCGGCTCGGCCTCGGCTGCGCGCCGCTGGCCAATCTCTACCGCGCCATCACCGACGAGGAGGCGCAGGCCACCGTGGCCGCCGCCTTCGACGCGGGGCGGCCCGTCACCTACCTCGACACCGCGCCGCACTACGGCCTGGGCCGCTCCGAGGAGCGGCTCGGCCGGGCGCTGGCCGGCCGGGACCGCGCGTCCTACGTGCTGTCCACCAAGGTCGGGCGCCGGCTGCGCGACCTCGGGCCCGGAGAACTGCCCGACGGCCAGGGCTTCACCGACGTCCCCGAACGGGCCAGGGTCTGGGACTTCACCGCCGACGGCATCCGGGCCACGCTGGAGGGCTCCCTGGAGCGGCTCGGCGTGGACGCCGTCGACATCGTCTACCTGCACGACGTCGAGGACCACCTGCCCGACGTCTACGCCACCGGCTTCCCCGCGCTCGCCGACCTGCGCGACCAGGGGATGGTCAAGGCCATCGGCTTCGGCATGAACCACAGCGACGTCCTGGCCCGGCTCGTCGCCGACCTCGACGTCGACGTGGTGCTGTGCGCGGGCCGCTGGACACTGCTGGAACGCACCGCCTACGACGACCTGCTGCCGGAGTGCGAGCGCCGCGGCACCAAGGTCGTCGTCGGCGGCGTCTACAACTCCGGGCTGCTGGCCGACCCCAGGCCCGGAGCGCACTACGACTACGCCGCCGCGCCGCAGGAACTCCTCGACCGTGCGCTGGCGATGGCCGCGGTCTGCGGCGAATTCGGCGTCCCGCTGCGGGCCGCCGCCCTGCGCTACCCCTTCGCCCACCCCAGCGTGGTCTCCGCGGTCGTCGGCGCCGCGAACCCGGACGAGGTGCGCGACAACACCGCGATGTTCCACCACGACATCCCGGACGCGATGTGGCACGCGCTGGTCGAGCGCGGGCTGCTCGACGAGGACGTGCCGCTGCCGCTCGCTGCGAACCTCCCGGTGGGGGAGTAG
- a CDS encoding ABC transporter permease yields MSETTQLTPDLAVPGKARAAAPRFRLARFRDLSLIPVIFVLGVIGFIVSPVFLTSDNLIGVLQQSSELSLLVLAEAMILICGRMDLSLESTIGVAPVIAMWLVLPSSGPATFHGIGLFPTWSSIPVCLAVGLVIGAVNGFLILKLRVNGFIATLGMLTMLRGLQDGVAQGKSIVAVPASFSYLGKTEWMGAPAAVWICLLLFVIGGLALGYLRHGRALYAIGGNTEAARAAGIRVDRITWIVLALGGLIAAFAGVLYAGHYGAISATQGDGWIFQVFAATVIGGVSLNGGRGTLFGALTGVVSLQLVVNVTTLGGVPPLWDKFLYGAIIIVALIISRFAGGEKQD; encoded by the coding sequence TGACCCCCGACCTGGCCGTGCCGGGCAAAGCCCGTGCCGCGGCACCGCGCTTCCGGCTCGCCCGCTTCCGCGACCTGTCGCTGATACCGGTGATCTTCGTGCTGGGCGTCATCGGCTTCATCGTGTCGCCGGTGTTCCTGACCTCCGACAACCTGATCGGCGTGCTCCAGCAGAGCAGCGAACTGAGCCTGCTGGTGCTCGCCGAGGCGATGATCCTCATATGCGGCCGGATGGACCTCTCCCTGGAGTCCACCATCGGCGTCGCGCCGGTCATCGCGATGTGGCTGGTGCTGCCCAGCAGCGGCCCCGCCACCTTCCACGGCATCGGGCTCTTCCCGACCTGGTCCTCGATCCCGGTCTGCCTGGCCGTCGGCCTGGTCATCGGCGCGGTCAACGGCTTCCTGATCCTCAAGCTGCGGGTCAACGGCTTCATCGCGACACTGGGCATGCTGACCATGCTGCGCGGCCTGCAGGACGGCGTCGCGCAGGGCAAGTCCATCGTCGCGGTGCCGGCGTCCTTCTCCTACCTGGGCAAGACCGAGTGGATGGGCGCGCCCGCCGCGGTGTGGATCTGCCTGCTGCTCTTCGTCATCGGCGGCCTGGCGCTCGGCTACCTGCGGCACGGCAGGGCCCTCTACGCGATCGGCGGCAACACCGAGGCGGCCAGGGCGGCCGGCATCCGCGTCGACCGGATCACCTGGATCGTGCTGGCGCTCGGCGGCCTGATCGCCGCCTTCGCCGGCGTGCTCTACGCCGGCCACTACGGTGCCATCTCCGCCACCCAGGGCGACGGCTGGATCTTCCAGGTCTTCGCCGCCACCGTCATCGGCGGGGTCAGCCTCAACGGCGGCCGCGGCACGCTCTTCGGCGCCCTCACCGGTGTCGTCAGCCTGCAACTGGTCGTGAACGTCACGACCCTCGGCGGTGTGCCGCCGCTGTGGGACAAGTTCCTCTACGGTGCCATCATCATCGTCGCCCTGATCATCTCCCGCTTCGCCGGCGGCGAGAAGCAGGACTGA